CACGCGCTGGAGGTGTCGGTAGCCGACCGAGACCCCGCCCTGGTGTTTGGCGTGTTCGCGTCCGACGTCCAGGACCGCGTCGGCCTCGAGTTCGAGGCGCTGACCCTCCTTGAGGTCGATGATGGGGACGTTCCCTTCGGCGGGTCCGACCTGCTCGTCCGAGCTGACGAGGTCGCCCGAGTAGGCGGTCGCGGGGCCCTCGACGTCGAGCGCGAGGGTCGCTTCCTCGCCGAGTTCGTAGTCGTCGGGCGTCGTGAGCGGGACGAGGCCCAGACGAAGCGCCAGTTGCTCGTTGAACATCACCGAGGAGTTCTCGATGAACCGCACGGTGTCGATCGCGAGCGTGGGAACGTCCGCGATCATCGCACGGCGGATGCCGTTCGCGAACGCGGGCGTCGCGCCACGGACGA
The DNA window shown above is from Halalkalicoccus sp. NIPERK01 and carries:
- a CDS encoding DNA-directed RNA polymerase subunit D, with product MEGDFDVEIVERDDRSARFLVRGATPAFANGIRRAMIADVPTLAIDTVRFIENSSVMFNEQLALRLGLVPLTTPDDYELGEEATLALDVEGPATAYSGDLVSSDEQVGPAEGNVPIIDLKEGQRLELEADAVLDVGREHAKHQGGVSVGYRHLQRVIVEGDADEFAEEEARIVRGVIETEEGELVPTSEFGHDLTERYPGKELRVEDVPGAFVFHVETDGSMTVDELVDRAAASLGDRARELEDAVAL